One segment of Streptomyces sp. YIM 121038 DNA contains the following:
- a CDS encoding DUF6716 putative glycosyltransferase: MPVSNKTTRVAVLADSDTRWKWGALTARRLVGATGAQAAPHAAAADVHVDGYLLRGRATPTPRQLEEVGVRADSLREVTAIEFLSEMRGRAAEYDVLVLALVGGGVQAVLHGLARDWAGARQRPVVVTGYVGVVYEKLADGLLLRHGADVVLANSRQDADRFRAVYEGVGADADSVTEAALPFLGGEPYAPRDPYTVVFAAQPSVPEKRAERTYLLDRLARHARLHPEREVLLKLRSKPGEHTTHIEELPYQKLVKGMDAPPNFRLVYGHMGEVLDRTDLLVTVSSTAALESLHRRIPTAVLTDFGVREAHGNHHFIGSGCLASWDQLDTGHVPEPDPAWVARQGVAADGTYDTAFDEARKRVAELVGRAAEGGLPPLQPYYTQATAPGYLPGILARHHLGPDGAPLPGAPAADREPGPVRQAVRSAARGAYRHGVQRVAPVIRRMGEL, encoded by the coding sequence GTGCCAGTAAGCAACAAGACGACGCGGGTCGCCGTGCTCGCCGACTCCGACACCCGGTGGAAGTGGGGCGCGCTCACCGCGCGGCGCCTCGTCGGAGCCACCGGAGCCCAGGCCGCCCCCCACGCCGCCGCCGCGGACGTGCACGTCGACGGATATCTGCTGCGCGGCCGGGCCACGCCGACGCCCCGCCAGCTCGAAGAGGTCGGCGTGCGGGCGGACAGCCTGCGCGAGGTCACGGCGATCGAGTTCCTGAGCGAGATGCGGGGCCGGGCCGCGGAGTACGACGTCCTCGTGCTCGCCCTGGTCGGCGGCGGCGTCCAGGCCGTGCTGCACGGCCTCGCCCGCGACTGGGCGGGCGCCCGGCAGCGGCCCGTCGTCGTCACCGGCTACGTCGGCGTCGTCTACGAGAAGCTCGCCGACGGCCTGCTGCTCCGCCACGGCGCGGACGTCGTCCTCGCCAACTCCCGCCAGGACGCGGACCGTTTCCGCGCCGTGTACGAGGGCGTGGGCGCCGACGCCGACAGCGTCACGGAGGCCGCCCTGCCCTTCCTCGGCGGCGAGCCCTACGCGCCCCGCGACCCCTACACGGTCGTCTTCGCCGCCCAGCCCTCCGTACCGGAGAAGCGCGCCGAGCGCACGTATCTGCTCGACCGCCTCGCCCGGCACGCGCGGCTGCACCCCGAGCGCGAGGTCCTGCTCAAGCTGCGCAGCAAGCCCGGCGAGCACACCACGCACATCGAGGAACTGCCGTACCAGAAGCTCGTCAAGGGCATGGACGCGCCGCCCAACTTCCGCCTCGTCTACGGGCACATGGGCGAGGTGCTCGACCGCACCGACCTGCTCGTCACGGTCAGCTCCACGGCCGCGCTCGAATCCCTGCACCGGCGCATCCCGACGGCCGTCCTCACCGACTTCGGCGTCCGCGAGGCGCACGGCAACCACCACTTCATCGGCTCGGGCTGCCTCGCCTCCTGGGACCAGCTCGACACCGGCCACGTCCCGGAGCCCGACCCGGCCTGGGTCGCGCGCCAGGGCGTCGCCGCCGACGGCACGTACGACACGGCCTTCGACGAGGCCCGCAAGCGGGTCGCGGAGCTCGTCGGCCGCGCGGCCGAGGGCGGCCTGCCCCCGCTCCAGCCGTACTACACGCAGGCCACGGCCCCCGGCTATCTGCCCGGCATCCTCGCCCGCCACCACCTCGGCCCCGACGGCGCGCCGCTGCCCGGCGCCCCCGCCGCCGACCGCGAGCCGGGCCCCGTACGGCAGGCCGTCCGCAGCGCGGCGCGCGGCGCCTACCGGCACGGGGTGCAGCGCGTCGCGCCGGTGATCCGGCGGATGGGCGAGCTGTGA
- a CDS encoding N-acylneuraminate cytidylyltransferase — MSKAHPEGAAARRVLAVIPARGGSKGVPAKNLAPVGGVPLVARAVRACTASRLVTHVVVSTDDTVIAETARAAGAEVVLRPAAIAGDTATSEAAVLHAVDAHEALHGVPVDVVLLVQCTSPFITREDVDGIVEAIVDGGADTAHTVAPFHGFVWRDAGDEPPAIESERTAEEGGSTKVVTDTATSGGYGVNHDKSFRPRRQDRPQDLLETGAAYGMDATGFREHKHRFFGHTELVRTDPARVLEIDDPHDLARARALAPLFDAVRSGDEAALPTRDDIDAVVLDFDGTQTDDRVLIDSDGREFVTVHRGDGLGIAALRRSGLKMLILSTEQNPVVAARARKLKLPVLHGIDRKDLALKQWCEEQGIAPERVLYVGNDVNDLPCFGLVGWPVAVASAHDVVRGAARAVTSVPGGDGAIREIAAWILGPSLNS, encoded by the coding sequence ATGTCCAAGGCCCACCCGGAGGGCGCAGCGGCACGCCGCGTCCTCGCCGTCATCCCCGCGCGGGGCGGCTCCAAGGGGGTGCCGGCGAAGAACCTCGCACCGGTCGGCGGCGTCCCGCTGGTGGCCCGCGCGGTCCGCGCGTGCACCGCGTCCCGCCTGGTCACCCACGTCGTCGTGTCCACCGACGACACGGTCATCGCCGAGACCGCGCGCGCCGCGGGCGCCGAGGTGGTCCTGCGCCCCGCCGCCATCGCGGGCGACACCGCGACCAGCGAGGCCGCCGTCCTGCACGCCGTGGACGCGCACGAGGCGCTGCACGGCGTACCGGTGGACGTGGTCCTGCTCGTGCAGTGCACCAGCCCCTTCATCACCCGCGAGGACGTCGACGGCATCGTCGAGGCGATCGTCGACGGCGGCGCCGACACGGCCCACACCGTGGCGCCCTTCCACGGCTTCGTCTGGCGCGACGCGGGCGACGAGCCGCCCGCCATCGAGAGCGAGCGCACCGCCGAGGAGGGCGGCTCGACCAAGGTCGTCACCGACACCGCCACCTCCGGCGGCTACGGCGTCAACCACGACAAGTCCTTCCGCCCCCGCCGCCAGGACCGCCCCCAGGACCTCCTGGAGACCGGCGCCGCCTACGGCATGGACGCGACCGGCTTCCGCGAGCACAAGCACCGCTTCTTCGGCCACACCGAACTGGTGCGGACCGACCCCGCGCGCGTCCTGGAGATCGACGACCCGCACGACCTGGCCCGCGCCCGCGCCCTCGCCCCGCTCTTCGACGCGGTGCGCTCGGGCGACGAGGCGGCCCTTCCGACCCGCGACGACATCGACGCGGTCGTACTCGACTTCGACGGCACCCAGACGGACGACCGGGTGCTGATCGATTCCGACGGACGGGAGTTCGTCACCGTGCACCGCGGTGACGGCCTCGGCATCGCGGCCCTGCGCAGGTCGGGCCTGAAGATGCTGATCCTGTCCACGGAACAGAACCCGGTCGTCGCCGCGCGCGCACGCAAGCTGAAGCTCCCCGTGCTGCACGGCATCGACCGCAAAGACCTCGCACTGAAGCAGTGGTGCGAGGAGCAGGGCATCGCTCCCGAGCGCGTGCTCTACGTCGGTAACGACGTCAATGACCTCCCGTGCTTCGGCCTGGTCGGCTGGCCCGTGGCGGTCGCGAGCGCCCACGACGTCGTACGCGGCGCCGCACGCGCGGTCACCTCCGTCCCCGGCGGTGACGGCGCGATCCGAGAGATCGCCGCCTGGATCCTCGGCCCCTCCCTCAACAGTTAA
- a CDS encoding N-acetylneuraminate synthase family protein, translating into MSTTASANRLRTLGSKTAGPGHPVYITGEIGINHNGDLENALALIDVAADAGCDAVKFQKRTPEICTPRDQWDIERDTPWGRMTYIDYRHRVEFGESEYQAITEHCAKRGIDWFASPWDTEAVAFLEKFDVPAHKVASASLTDDELLRALRATGRTIILSTGMSTPKQIRHAVEVLGSDNILLCHATSTYPAKAEELNLRVINTLQAEYPNVPIGYSGHETGLQTTLAAVALGATFVERHITLDRAMWGSDQAASVEPQGLTRLVRDIRTIEASLGDGVKKVYESELGPMKKLRRVAGVVAEAADREPVAV; encoded by the coding sequence ATGAGCACTACGGCCTCCGCCAACCGCCTGCGCACCCTCGGTTCGAAGACCGCGGGCCCCGGTCACCCCGTCTACATCACCGGTGAGATCGGCATCAACCACAACGGCGACCTGGAGAACGCCCTCGCGCTCATCGACGTGGCCGCCGACGCGGGCTGCGACGCGGTGAAGTTCCAGAAGCGCACGCCGGAGATCTGCACGCCGCGCGACCAGTGGGACATCGAGCGCGACACCCCCTGGGGCCGGATGACGTACATCGACTACCGCCACCGCGTGGAGTTCGGCGAGTCCGAGTACCAGGCCATCACCGAGCACTGCGCCAAGCGCGGCATCGACTGGTTCGCCTCCCCGTGGGACACCGAGGCCGTCGCCTTCCTGGAGAAGTTCGACGTCCCCGCGCACAAGGTCGCCTCCGCCTCCCTGACGGACGACGAGCTGCTCCGCGCCCTGCGCGCGACGGGCCGCACGATCATCCTCTCCACGGGCATGTCGACGCCGAAGCAGATCCGCCACGCCGTCGAGGTCCTCGGCTCCGACAACATCCTGCTCTGCCACGCCACGTCGACGTACCCGGCGAAGGCCGAGGAGCTGAACCTGCGCGTCATCAACACGCTCCAGGCCGAGTACCCGAACGTCCCGATCGGCTACTCCGGCCACGAGACGGGCCTGCAGACGACGCTGGCCGCCGTGGCCCTCGGCGCCACCTTCGTCGAGCGCCACATCACCCTGGACCGCGCCATGTGGGGCTCCGACCAGGCCGCGTCCGTGGAGCCGCAGGGCCTCACGCGCCTCGTCCGCGACATCCGCACCATCGAGGCCTCCCTCGGTGACGGCGTCAAGAAGGTCTACGAGTCCGAGCTGGGCCCGATGAAGAAGCTCCGCCGCGTGGCGGGCGTCGTCGCCGAGGCCGCGGACCGCGAGCCCGTGGCGGTCTGA
- a CDS encoding amidohydrolase gives MSRASTDAPEGAESAPPGNLPGALPAALRAELIAFRRDLHMHPELGNQEFRTTAAIKTRLEKAGLTPRVLPVGTGLVCDVGGTPDTAGRPVLALRADIDALPIPDTKTSATYRSTVPDRAHACGHDVHTTVVLGAGLVLAELAREGRLPHPVRLVFQPAEEVLPGGATDAVACGVLDGVGRIIAVHCDPRVDAGRIGLRHGPITSACDRLEVSLAGPGGHTARPHLTTDLVTAAAKVVSEVPALVGRRVDARSGLSVTWGRIDAGHACNVIPQHAELSGTIRCLDLTAWRQAPDIVHAAVQEIADLHRAKSAINYVRGVPPVVNDPVVTDLLRDAMAARRGADAVEDTEQSLGGEDFSWYLEHVPGAMARLGVRTPGERGVRDLHQGDFDADEHAITVGVELFTAAALLDAADRTT, from the coding sequence ATGTCCCGCGCGTCCACGGACGCGCCCGAAGGAGCCGAATCCGCGCCGCCCGGAAATCTGCCCGGCGCGCTGCCAGCAGCGCTGCGCGCCGAACTGATCGCCTTCCGGCGTGACTTGCACATGCATCCGGAGCTCGGCAACCAGGAGTTCCGCACGACCGCGGCGATCAAGACGCGCCTGGAGAAAGCCGGGCTCACGCCCCGCGTGCTCCCGGTCGGGACCGGGCTCGTCTGCGACGTCGGGGGCACCCCGGACACCGCTGGACGCCCCGTGCTCGCGCTGCGTGCGGACATCGACGCCCTGCCCATTCCGGACACCAAGACCAGCGCCACGTACCGCTCCACCGTCCCGGACCGCGCCCACGCCTGCGGCCACGACGTCCACACCACCGTCGTCCTCGGCGCCGGACTCGTCCTCGCCGAGCTGGCCCGCGAGGGCCGCCTGCCGCACCCGGTGCGGCTGGTCTTCCAGCCCGCGGAGGAGGTGCTCCCCGGCGGTGCCACGGACGCCGTCGCCTGTGGCGTGCTCGACGGGGTCGGCCGCATCATCGCCGTGCACTGCGACCCCCGCGTCGACGCGGGCCGCATCGGCCTGCGCCACGGCCCGATCACCTCCGCCTGCGACCGCCTGGAGGTCTCCCTGGCCGGGCCCGGCGGCCACACCGCACGACCGCATCTGACGACCGACCTGGTCACCGCCGCCGCGAAGGTCGTCAGCGAGGTCCCGGCCCTGGTCGGCCGGCGCGTGGACGCCCGTTCGGGGCTCTCCGTCACCTGGGGCCGCATCGACGCGGGCCACGCGTGCAACGTGATCCCGCAGCACGCCGAGCTCTCCGGCACCATCCGCTGCCTCGACCTGACCGCCTGGCGACAGGCCCCCGACATCGTGCACGCGGCCGTGCAGGAGATCGCCGACCTGCACCGCGCCAAATCCGCGATCAACTACGTGCGCGGGGTGCCGCCCGTCGTCAACGACCCCGTCGTCACCGACCTGTTGAGGGACGCGATGGCCGCACGGCGCGGCGCCGACGCGGTCGAGGACACCGAGCAGAGCCTCGGCGGCGAGGACTTCTCCTGGTACCTGGAGCACGTCCCGGGCGCCATGGCGCGACTCGGCGTCCGTACGCCCGGCGAGCGCGGCGTACGCGACCTGCACCAGGGCGACTTCGACGCCGACGAGCACGCCATCACCGTGGGCGTGGAGCTCTTCACCGCCGCCGCGCTCCTCGACGCGGCCGACCGCACCACTTGA
- a CDS encoding BMP family ABC transporter substrate-binding protein, with the protein MRRRRQIRTTRSTGISRAAVAVAALALVATACGETSSDAAKDDDGGGKKSGAYQGKGIGLAYDIGGQGDQSFNDAAHSGYARAREDFKIGGVDMEPGDGESSADKTQRIEQLARQGYDPVVGVGFIYAPAIQDVAKKYPDTTFGIIDDNTVRADNVADLVFHEEQGSYLAGVAAAKTTKAKHVGFIGGVDIPIIHKFEAGFVQGVKSVDPKIKIERRYLTEKPEEGGFASPDKGQDAASGQLEAGADVLYHAAGLSGQGVIQEAGSQKKWAIGVDSDQYRQKALAKYKKYILGSAFKDVGGAVYDLTKSVVRGKPVTGTQRYDLKSGRVGFSDSNPDYRAMKDVVAAVEQAKKDIVSGKVKVKIKP; encoded by the coding sequence ATGCGTCGACGTCGTCAGATTCGCACCACCCGATCAACAGGGATTTCCCGCGCGGCCGTGGCGGTCGCCGCCCTCGCCCTCGTGGCCACCGCCTGCGGCGAGACCAGCAGCGACGCTGCCAAGGACGACGACGGCGGCGGCAAGAAGAGCGGCGCGTACCAGGGCAAGGGCATCGGACTCGCGTACGACATCGGCGGGCAGGGCGACCAGTCCTTCAACGACGCGGCCCACAGCGGCTATGCGCGGGCCCGCGAGGACTTCAAGATCGGCGGCGTCGACATGGAGCCCGGCGACGGCGAGTCCAGCGCCGACAAGACCCAGCGCATCGAACAGCTCGCCCGGCAGGGGTACGACCCGGTGGTCGGCGTCGGCTTCATCTACGCGCCCGCCATTCAGGACGTCGCGAAGAAGTACCCGGACACGACGTTCGGGATCATCGACGACAACACCGTACGGGCCGACAACGTCGCCGATCTCGTCTTCCACGAGGAGCAGGGCTCCTATCTCGCCGGAGTCGCCGCCGCGAAGACGACCAAGGCCAAACACGTCGGATTCATCGGCGGCGTCGACATTCCGATCATTCACAAATTCGAAGCCGGGTTCGTCCAGGGCGTGAAATCGGTCGACCCGAAGATCAAAATCGAGCGGCGCTATCTGACCGAGAAACCGGAGGAGGGCGGGTTCGCCAGCCCCGACAAGGGTCAGGACGCCGCGAGCGGCCAGCTCGAAGCGGGCGCGGACGTGCTCTACCACGCGGCCGGGCTCTCCGGGCAGGGCGTGATCCAGGAGGCCGGGTCGCAGAAGAAGTGGGCGATCGGCGTCGACTCCGACCAGTACCGGCAGAAGGCGCTCGCCAAGTACAAGAAGTACATCCTCGGTTCGGCCTTCAAGGACGTGGGCGGGGCGGTGTACGACCTGACGAAGTCGGTGGTCCGCGGCAAGCCGGTGACAGGCACGCAGCGGTACGACCTCAAGTCGGGCCGGGTCGGGTTCTCCGACTCCAACCCCGACTACCGCGCGATGAAGGACGTCGTGGCCGCGGTCGAGCAGGCGAAGAAGGACATCGTCAGCGGCAAGGTGAAGGTCAAGATCAAGCCATAG
- a CDS encoding BMP family ABC transporter substrate-binding protein, whose product MRRVSRLALASAATAAFAVTVSACGGTSSDAAKNEDGGKKKGVAIAYDVGGAGDQSFNDAATAGMDKAATDFKIGKKAVEPTDGESDADKIQRLTELAKQGYNPVIGVGFAYAPAVKEVAAKHPDVTFGIVDDATINAKNVADLVFTEEQSSYLAGVAAAKATKSQTVGFVGGVDNPLIRKFEAGFVQGVQATDKSVKIKRQFLTDKPEDGGFSSPDKGKEAASGQIEGGADVVYHAAGLSGQGVIEAAAAKKVWAIGVDSDQYRQKALDKYKKYILTSATKDVSGAVYNLVKSVQDDKAEGGVVRADLKSGGVGLADSNPEFMKMKDLQAALKKAEQGIGSGKIKVKTKL is encoded by the coding sequence ATGCGCCGGGTGTCCCGACTCGCGCTCGCGTCCGCCGCGACCGCCGCCTTCGCCGTCACCGTCTCCGCCTGTGGCGGCACCTCAAGCGACGCCGCCAAGAACGAGGACGGCGGCAAGAAGAAGGGCGTCGCGATCGCGTACGACGTCGGCGGCGCGGGCGACCAGTCCTTCAACGACGCCGCCACGGCGGGCATGGACAAGGCCGCCACGGACTTCAAGATCGGCAAGAAGGCCGTCGAGCCGACCGACGGCGAGTCCGACGCCGACAAGATCCAGCGCCTCACCGAGCTGGCCAAGCAGGGCTACAACCCGGTCATCGGCGTCGGCTTCGCCTACGCGCCCGCCGTCAAGGAGGTCGCGGCCAAGCACCCGGACGTCACCTTCGGCATCGTCGACGACGCCACCATCAACGCCAAGAACGTCGCGGACCTGGTCTTCACCGAGGAGCAGTCCTCGTACCTGGCCGGTGTCGCCGCCGCCAAGGCCACCAAGTCCCAGACCGTCGGCTTCGTCGGCGGCGTGGACAACCCGCTGATCCGCAAGTTCGAGGCGGGCTTCGTCCAGGGCGTCCAGGCCACCGACAAGTCGGTCAAGATCAAGCGCCAGTTCCTCACGGACAAGCCCGAGGACGGCGGCTTCTCCAGCCCGGACAAGGGCAAGGAGGCGGCCAGCGGCCAGATCGAGGGCGGCGCCGACGTGGTCTACCACGCCGCAGGACTCTCCGGCCAGGGCGTGATCGAGGCCGCCGCCGCCAAGAAGGTGTGGGCGATCGGCGTCGACTCCGACCAGTACCGGCAGAAGGCCCTCGACAAGTACAAGAAGTACATCCTGACGTCGGCCACCAAGGACGTCTCCGGCGCGGTGTACAACCTGGTGAAGTCGGTTCAGGATGACAAGGCCGAGGGCGGCGTCGTGCGCGCCGACCTCAAGTCCGGCGGCGTCGGCCTGGCCGACTCCAACCCGGAGTTCATGAAGATGAAGGACCTGCAGGCGGCCCTGAAGAAGGCCGAGCAGGGCATCGGCAGCGGCAAGATCAAGGTCAAGACGAAGCTGTAA
- a CDS encoding ABC transporter ATP-binding protein — MDASTTPPSAATTCAVELTGITKRFPGVVANHDIHLSVRKGTVHALVGENGAGKSTLMKILYGMQKPDEGTIAVDGEQVAFASPADAIVRGIGMVHQHFMLADQLTVLENIVLGSEKLYGIGAGARRKVLEISERYGLGVRPDAHVEDLGVADRQRVEILKVLYRGATTLILDEPTAVLVPQEVDALFDNLRELKSEGLSVIFISHKLGEVLSVADDITVIRRGTTVGTAVPSKTTPRQLAELMVGSELPTPETAESTVTDRPMLEVDQLKLLAGDSGRALLDDISFTIHEGEVLGIAGVEGNGQTELIDALIGLKHADSGSVRLAGEDITAWATRKRREEGVGYIPEDRHRHGLLLESPLWENRILGHVTEKPNAKGFWLDPKGAQADTRRIVEEYDVRTPGIDVTAASLSGGNQQKLIVGREMSHKPRFLIAAHPTRGVDVGAQAQIWDQIREARREGLAVLLISADLDELIGLSDTLRVIYRGRLVADADPATVTPEELGSAMTGAASGHLEHVEEPENTTSAAAAEDVTEDAGPEDEAR, encoded by the coding sequence ATCGACGCGTCCACCACCCCTCCGTCCGCCGCCACCACGTGCGCGGTGGAACTCACCGGCATCACCAAGCGGTTCCCCGGAGTCGTGGCCAACCACGACATCCATCTGAGCGTCCGCAAGGGCACCGTCCACGCCCTCGTCGGCGAGAACGGCGCCGGCAAGTCGACCCTGATGAAGATCCTCTACGGCATGCAGAAGCCGGACGAGGGCACCATCGCCGTCGACGGCGAGCAGGTCGCCTTCGCCAGCCCGGCCGACGCCATCGTGCGCGGCATCGGCATGGTGCACCAGCACTTCATGCTCGCCGACCAGCTCACCGTCCTGGAGAACATCGTCCTCGGCAGCGAGAAGCTGTACGGCATCGGCGCCGGGGCCCGCCGCAAGGTCCTGGAGATATCCGAGCGCTACGGCCTCGGTGTGCGCCCGGACGCCCACGTCGAGGACCTCGGCGTCGCGGACCGCCAGCGCGTGGAGATCCTCAAGGTCCTGTACCGGGGCGCCACCACGCTCATCCTCGACGAGCCGACCGCCGTGCTCGTGCCGCAGGAGGTCGACGCGCTCTTCGACAACCTGCGCGAGCTCAAGTCCGAGGGCCTGTCCGTCATCTTCATCTCGCACAAGCTGGGCGAGGTGCTCTCCGTGGCGGACGACATCACCGTCATCCGCCGCGGCACGACCGTGGGCACGGCCGTGCCGTCGAAGACCACCCCGCGTCAGCTCGCCGAGCTGATGGTGGGCAGCGAGCTGCCGACGCCGGAGACCGCCGAGTCGACGGTCACCGACCGGCCGATGCTGGAGGTCGACCAGCTCAAGCTGCTCGCCGGGGACTCGGGCCGGGCGCTCCTCGACGACATCTCCTTCACCATCCACGAGGGCGAGGTCCTCGGCATCGCCGGTGTCGAGGGCAACGGCCAGACCGAGCTGATCGACGCCCTCATCGGCCTGAAGCACGCCGACTCCGGGTCCGTCCGGCTCGCGGGCGAGGACATCACCGCCTGGGCGACGCGCAAGCGCCGCGAGGAGGGCGTCGGCTACATCCCCGAGGACCGCCACCGCCACGGGCTCCTCCTGGAGTCCCCGCTGTGGGAGAACCGCATCCTCGGCCACGTCACCGAGAAGCCGAACGCGAAGGGCTTCTGGCTCGACCCCAAGGGCGCCCAGGCCGACACCCGTCGCATCGTCGAGGAGTACGACGTCCGTACGCCCGGCATCGACGTGACCGCGGCCTCGCTGTCCGGCGGCAACCAGCAGAAGCTGATCGTCGGCCGCGAGATGAGCCACAAGCCGCGCTTCCTCATCGCCGCGCACCCCACCCGCGGCGTGGACGTCGGCGCGCAGGCGCAGATCTGGGACCAGATCCGCGAGGCCCGCCGCGAGGGCCTCGCCGTGCTCCTCATCTCCGCCGACCTGGACGAGCTGATCGGCCTGTCCGACACGCTGCGGGTGATCTACCGCGGCCGGCTCGTCGCGGACGCCGACCCGGCCACGGTCACTCCGGAGGAGCTGGGTTCGGCCATGACGGGCGCGGCCTCCGGTCACCTGGAGCACGTGGAGGAACCCGAGAACACCACGTCCGCCGCGGCAGCGGAGGACGTCACGGAAGACGCCGGTCCGGAGGACGAGGCCCGATGA
- a CDS encoding ABC transporter permease has product MKKFDKERVLLALAGPVIALVAAMVLTSVVLVASGKSPIEPYSLMFEQATYSDIQVLIINQAGMYYLAALAVAVGFRMNLFNIGVDGQYRLAAMVTAVVGAHVSLPSGLQIPLLILVAMLTGAFWAGIAGVLKTTRGVSEVVATIMLNAIATSVIGYLTLEENFGVPVGNNQTTGVMHSSGWFPGIDMGSSGEIYGFVVVAVLAGVLYWLVLNRTRFGFDLRATGASESAAAASGVNAKRMVLTAMLISGAVAGLAGMPILLGDVHTYSLSFPTGLGFTGITIALLGRNNPVGIAFAALLISFLDKASPALDYKGYDKEIAVIMQGLIVIAVVVSYEAVRRWGLRRQQQRVGEELAAAASAASTNDSVKEVAAR; this is encoded by the coding sequence ATGAAGAAGTTCGACAAGGAGCGCGTGCTCCTCGCCCTCGCGGGGCCGGTCATCGCGCTCGTCGCGGCCATGGTGCTGACCTCGGTCGTCCTGGTCGCCTCGGGCAAGAGCCCGATCGAGCCGTACAGCCTGATGTTCGAGCAGGCCACCTACTCGGACATCCAGGTCCTGATCATCAATCAGGCCGGGATGTACTACCTGGCCGCGCTCGCGGTGGCCGTCGGCTTCCGCATGAACCTGTTCAACATCGGCGTGGACGGCCAGTACCGCCTCGCCGCGATGGTCACCGCGGTCGTCGGCGCGCACGTCTCGCTGCCGTCCGGGCTCCAGATCCCGCTGCTCATCCTGGTGGCGATGCTCACCGGCGCCTTCTGGGCGGGCATCGCGGGCGTCCTGAAGACCACCCGCGGCGTCAGCGAGGTCGTCGCGACGATCATGCTCAACGCGATCGCGACGAGCGTCATCGGCTACCTCACCCTGGAGGAGAACTTCGGCGTCCCGGTCGGCAACAACCAGACCACCGGTGTCATGCACTCCTCCGGCTGGTTCCCCGGCATCGACATGGGCTCCTCCGGCGAGATCTACGGCTTCGTGGTCGTCGCCGTCCTCGCGGGCGTCCTGTACTGGCTCGTCCTCAACCGCACCCGCTTCGGCTTCGACCTGCGCGCCACCGGCGCCTCCGAGTCGGCCGCCGCCGCGTCCGGCGTCAACGCCAAGCGCATGGTGCTCACCGCCATGCTGATCTCCGGCGCGGTCGCGGGCCTCGCGGGCATGCCGATCCTCCTCGGCGACGTGCACACCTACAGCCTGAGCTTCCCCACCGGACTCGGCTTCACCGGCATCACCATCGCGCTGCTCGGCCGCAACAACCCGGTCGGCATCGCCTTCGCCGCGCTGCTCATCTCGTTCCTCGACAAGGCGTCCCCGGCGCTTGACTACAAGGGGTACGACAAGGAGATCGCGGTCATCATGCAGGGCCTGATCGTGATCGCCGTCGTGGTCTCGTACGAGGCCGTGCGCCGCTGGGGGCTGCGCCGCCAGCAGCAGCGCGTCGGTGAGGAACTCGCCGCGGCCGCGTCCGCAGCAAGCACCAACGACTCCGTGAAGGAGGTGGCCGCGCGATGA